In Pedobacter heparinus DSM 2366, the following are encoded in one genomic region:
- a CDS encoding FecR family protein, which yields MDSKNNYKAEDFLSDRVPEDQQKFISDSERELAHEIKATVKAAGREKIPELEAAQLWERIEEQTAARSKIYNWKKFLQAAAALLFVLGIGVWQYEKNTPTHRLLDFAAQNVSKKNAGGGKRSLQQHTPGLESAVNEEENIITANDFNTLVVGNAQRSVIKLPDGTKVWLNSGSRLIYPVAFSGDKREVYLEGEAYFDVTHDKEHPFFVHADKMDIKVLGTEFYVSSNTDSTDNYAVLVHGSIAFSTGNWLNKVERKLVPGQRINYDLKANKLSISEVKTGEFQSWKDGFVNVNSEPLDVIVQRVARYYNIAISTQGLDLSDEKFTGPLYFQRSADDVLNILCEGTPYIYNGVERRLELKKR from the coding sequence ATGGATTCGAAGAATAATTATAAAGCCGAGGATTTTTTGTCAGACCGTGTTCCGGAAGATCAGCAAAAATTCATTTCCGACAGTGAACGTGAGCTTGCCCATGAAATAAAAGCTACTGTGAAGGCTGCGGGCCGGGAAAAAATACCTGAATTAGAGGCTGCCCAGCTTTGGGAGCGGATTGAGGAGCAGACGGCAGCCAGATCTAAAATATACAATTGGAAAAAGTTTCTGCAGGCAGCAGCGGCGTTGCTATTTGTGCTGGGCATAGGCGTATGGCAGTATGAAAAGAATACACCTACCCATAGATTACTGGATTTTGCAGCACAGAATGTGAGCAAAAAGAATGCAGGCGGTGGTAAGCGGTCTTTACAACAGCATACCCCTGGTCTGGAGTCAGCTGTAAATGAGGAAGAAAATATCATTACCGCAAATGATTTCAATACACTTGTAGTTGGCAATGCCCAACGCTCGGTAATTAAACTCCCGGACGGTACGAAAGTATGGCTGAACTCCGGATCCAGATTAATTTATCCGGTTGCATTTTCTGGCGATAAGAGAGAAGTTTATCTAGAAGGAGAAGCTTATTTTGATGTTACGCACGATAAGGAACACCCGTTTTTTGTACATGCAGACAAAATGGACATTAAGGTGCTGGGAACTGAATTTTATGTAAGCTCCAATACGGACAGCACCGATAATTACGCAGTGCTGGTTCATGGAAGTATTGCTTTTTCGACTGGAAACTGGCTAAATAAGGTAGAACGTAAACTGGTTCCGGGCCAACGGATCAATTACGACCTTAAAGCCAATAAACTTTCAATATCGGAAGTTAAGACGGGGGAGTTCCAATCCTGGAAAGATGGTTTTGTGAATGTGAACAGTGAACCTTTAGATGTGATCGTACAGCGGGTAGCCAGGTATTACAATATAGCGATCAGCACACAGGGGCTGGATCTGTCTGATGAAAAATTTACCGGACCACTTTATTTTCAGCGCAGTGCTGATGACGTATTGAATATTTTATGTGAGGGAACACCATATATATACAACGGTGTAGAAAGGAGGTTGGAACTGAAGAAACGCTAA
- a CDS encoding RNA polymerase sigma factor yields MMFKDSDRNLWTSFIDGDANALNLLYKQFADALYAFGLRFTEDTELVKDGIQDLFVDLFKYRKTLAPEVNVKSYLFTSLKRKICLVLKKKAAEANHSFEVPFLLSSSIEEQIISDEQQSELLLKLNKQLELLPSRQKEALYLRFNAELDYEEIAVVMNVSLETCRTLVYRGVKQLRERMVVNHLYKILA; encoded by the coding sequence ATGATGTTTAAAGACTCAGATAGAAATTTATGGACTTCATTCATTGATGGTGATGCGAATGCTTTGAATTTGCTGTATAAACAGTTTGCAGATGCTCTGTATGCTTTCGGTCTTAGGTTCACAGAGGATACCGAGCTGGTTAAAGATGGTATTCAGGATTTGTTTGTAGACCTTTTTAAATACCGGAAGACACTTGCCCCCGAAGTAAATGTAAAATCATATCTCTTTACCTCATTAAAGCGTAAAATTTGTTTGGTATTGAAAAAGAAGGCAGCAGAAGCAAATCATAGTTTTGAAGTGCCTTTTTTACTTTCTTCCAGTATTGAAGAGCAGATCATAAGTGATGAGCAGCAGTCTGAACTTTTGTTAAAACTAAACAAACAGCTGGAATTGCTGCCCAGCCGCCAAAAGGAAGCTTTGTACCTTAGGTTTAATGCAGAGCTGGACTATGAGGAAATTGCTGTGGTTATGAATGTTTCCTTAGAGACCTGCCGTACACTTGTATATAGGGGGGTAAAACAATTACGGGAACGCATGGTTGTGAACCATCTTTATAAAATACTGGCATAA
- a CDS encoding Gfo/Idh/MocA family protein, which translates to MSLETKSLRVLVVGCGNMGASHATAYHLLEGFEICGIVSTGNSKVVLNEKLGGGYPLFSDYYEALAHTKPDAVCISTYPDTHEAFAIKAMESGAHVFIEKPLADSVEGSQRVADAAKKYGRKLLVGYILRYHPSWERFIELSSGMGKPLVMRMNLNQQSQGAKWMVHRNLMKSLSPIVDCGVHYIDVMCQMTRSKPVQVSAVGARLTNDIPEWNYNYGQLQIRFEDGSVGWYEAGWGPMMSETAFFVKDVIGPKGSVSIVAKEAGAAGKSDEVDAHTKTESIKVHYADLDSEGGFAKPDSWVDLKDEPDHQELCNREQRYFLKAILEDIDLTNPTDDAINSLKIAFACDESVKTGKIVQL; encoded by the coding sequence ATGTCGTTAGAAACAAAAAGCCTTAGGGTGCTGGTAGTAGGATGTGGAAATATGGGTGCGTCCCATGCCACTGCATATCATTTACTCGAAGGATTTGAAATATGTGGTATTGTATCAACTGGGAACAGCAAGGTGGTACTGAATGAAAAACTTGGGGGTGGTTATCCGCTGTTCAGTGATTATTATGAGGCTTTAGCCCATACCAAACCAGATGCTGTTTGTATTTCTACTTATCCGGATACGCATGAAGCTTTTGCCATCAAGGCGATGGAAAGTGGGGCTCATGTATTTATAGAAAAACCATTGGCAGACTCTGTTGAAGGTTCTCAACGTGTGGCAGATGCGGCTAAAAAATATGGCAGAAAATTACTTGTAGGTTATATTTTACGGTATCACCCGTCATGGGAGCGTTTTATAGAACTTTCATCGGGTATGGGCAAGCCCCTGGTGATGCGGATGAACCTGAACCAGCAAAGTCAGGGTGCCAAATGGATGGTACACCGTAACCTGATGAAGAGCCTGAGCCCGATAGTAGATTGTGGTGTACATTATATTGATGTGATGTGCCAGATGACGCGCTCAAAGCCGGTTCAGGTTAGCGCTGTAGGCGCAAGGCTGACGAATGATATTCCGGAATGGAATTATAACTACGGACAGCTGCAGATTCGTTTTGAGGATGGTTCTGTAGGCTGGTACGAAGCGGGTTGGGGGCCAATGATGAGCGAGACCGCCTTTTTTGTGAAAGATGTGATCGGGCCGAAAGGTTCAGTTTCTATTGTAGCTAAAGAAGCAGGAGCAGCGGGAAAATCGGATGAAGTAGATGCACATACGAAAACAGAATCTATCAAAGTTCATTATGCAGATCTGGATAGCGAAGGAGGTTTTGCAAAACCTGATAGCTGGGTTGACCTGAAAGATGAGCCGGACCATCAGGAGCTCTGTAACAGGGAGCAGCGGTATTTTCTGAAAGCAATTCTTGAAGATATTGATCTGACCAATCCTACAGATGATGCCATAAACAGTTTAAAGATTGCTTTTGCCTGTGATGAGTCGGTAAAAACGGGTAAGATTGTACAGCTCTGA
- a CDS encoding Gfo/Idh/MocA family protein, producing the protein MTVDKKDLTAGNSRRNFIKTTALAAAGFMIVPRHVLGGKGFLAPSDRLMVAAVGVGGKGQSNIAKIYNGGKSEIAFLCDVDDARAATTVKNFPKAKYYKDYREMLDKEGKRIDAVVVSTPDHNHALIAMAAMQLGKHVYVEKPLTHDIYEARKLREAAERYKVVTQMGNQGSSGEGVRQLQEWLDAGVIGKVHTVYCWTNRPTWPQGLLWPSTPGVIPSTLDWDLWLGTAPFKPYIEKLVPFNWRGWWDYGTGAIGDMGAHLVEPPVKVLGLGTPLDVQCSVGTLYLDEFKRGYYPDSCPPSSHVIMNFEKTKKTKGNLKLHWMDGGIKPERPEELAPNETFGDNGVLFEGTKGKMMCGVYGANPKLLPLSRNEKVHTKKTLARVPGDVDGHYTQWAEAAIAGYGKIELSSPFDIAGPLTETLLIANLAIRGTDVPRPKADGKIAYPGRDIKLIWDKENLKVTNFDEVNQYVKREYRKGWSLGI; encoded by the coding sequence ATGACTGTAGATAAAAAAGATTTAACAGCAGGTAATTCAAGACGAAATTTTATCAAGACCACTGCACTGGCGGCAGCAGGATTTATGATTGTGCCCCGGCATGTATTGGGTGGTAAGGGTTTTTTAGCGCCCAGTGACAGGTTAATGGTTGCAGCTGTTGGTGTTGGAGGAAAGGGACAAAGTAATATTGCCAAAATTTATAATGGGGGTAAATCTGAAATTGCATTTCTATGTGATGTAGACGATGCGAGGGCTGCTACTACGGTTAAGAACTTTCCAAAAGCGAAATACTATAAAGATTACAGGGAAATGCTGGACAAAGAAGGAAAGCGTATTGATGCTGTAGTAGTTTCTACTCCGGACCATAACCATGCCCTGATTGCGATGGCTGCAATGCAGCTGGGCAAGCATGTTTATGTGGAAAAACCTTTGACACATGATATTTATGAAGCGCGTAAACTGAGAGAAGCTGCTGAACGGTATAAGGTAGTTACACAAATGGGAAACCAGGGTTCATCTGGTGAAGGTGTGCGTCAGCTTCAGGAATGGCTTGATGCCGGTGTAATCGGTAAAGTACATACAGTTTATTGCTGGACCAACCGCCCAACATGGCCTCAGGGTTTACTTTGGCCATCTACACCTGGTGTAATTCCTTCAACACTGGACTGGGACCTGTGGCTCGGGACTGCGCCGTTTAAACCTTATATAGAAAAGCTTGTTCCGTTTAACTGGAGGGGCTGGTGGGATTATGGTACCGGTGCAATAGGAGATATGGGCGCGCACCTTGTTGAACCTCCTGTTAAGGTACTGGGGCTGGGTACTCCGCTGGATGTACAATGCAGCGTAGGTACCCTGTATCTGGACGAATTTAAGAGAGGTTATTATCCGGATAGCTGCCCTCCTTCAAGTCATGTGATCATGAACTTTGAGAAAACAAAAAAAACAAAAGGTAACCTTAAACTGCACTGGATGGATGGTGGCATTAAACCTGAAAGGCCCGAAGAGCTGGCACCAAACGAAACATTTGGCGACAACGGGGTACTTTTTGAAGGTACTAAAGGAAAAATGATGTGTGGGGTATATGGGGCAAACCCTAAATTATTGCCGTTATCACGCAACGAGAAGGTTCATACCAAAAAGACACTGGCACGTGTTCCGGGCGATGTTGATGGGCATTATACACAATGGGCCGAAGCGGCTATTGCCGGTTATGGTAAAATAGAGCTAAGTTCTCCGTTTGATATTGCCGGGCCACTCACAGAAACCCTTTTGATTGCCAATCTGGCTATCAGGGGTACTGACGTTCCCAGGCCAAAAGCTGATGGTAAAATTGCTTATCCGGGCAGGGACATTAAGCTGATCTGGGATAAAGAAAATTTAAAGGTTACAAATTTTGATGAAGTAAACCAGTACGTGAAACGCGAATATCGTAAGGGCTGGAGTTTAGGTATATAA